ATAGGTAGGGCTTCACTAGAAACAACAATTTTATGGAAAAGCATACCTCCACCACCAATGCCTCCACCAAAACTAAGCCTCCTCTCAAGAACAACAACTCTAAAGCCATTCATCGCTAGATATCTAGCAGCTGTTAACCCCGATGGACCAGCTCCAACAATAACCACATCTACATCCGAATATTCAATCAATTCTCTAACACTATTCCTAAGTATAGCTCTAGATATTCTAAGCTCAAGCTCCTTCATATCTAACCGCCTCTATAGCACTATAACACAGAGTTATTAAATCAATCTATTACCGAGAAATAAATATCTTAGTTTTTCAATCTTAGATCTTCATAGATAAAAGATTTAGTAAGACATGAATCTTCTAAGTACATATTGACTAATATGGTTAAATCTTTATAAAATCCCTTGGCAAAACGCGTCATATTATCTTCAACATCTTTATATAATACTATTCTCTGCTACACAAATTTATGTGCTATGTCCTAAATGGAAATTATCTATATAGTTTGTGATATTAACAATCTTTGACTTCTATAGTTGTTGTGTCATTATCAGAGGATTTTTAATATTATTTTGCATTAGTATAAAGTGGTGTTTGACACATGTCAAATTTGGATATGAATAAAAAGATTGGAATAATTAAAGAGCTATTGAAACAGATACATAGAGGTATTAGTGTAGAGGAGCTAAAGACAAAATATAGCCAGGTGTTAATGCAGATATCACCTATTGAAATACCTCTAATAGAGCAGCAACTTGTTAAAGAGGGTATATCTATAGATGAAATTCTAAAGCTTTGTGATCTTCATGTAGCTCTATTTAGAGACTATCTAGTTGGTAGAGAGCTAAAAGATATACCAAATGGTCATCCACTAGATATACTAGTTAAGGAAAATGATGAGATTCTAAAGCTTTCAGAAGCTCTTGGAATGTATATAACTAGTATTTCTATTGAATCTGATCACAATAAATTGAATGAGCTATATTCAAAAGCATTTGAATTAGCTGAAAAGCTCTATAGAGCTTCAAGAATTCATTATCAAAAACTTCAGATGGTTGTATTTCCATATCTAGAGAGGTTTGGTATATATGCTGTGCCTAGAGTTCTATGGGGTAGGGAAAATGAGGCTATTACAAAGATTAGGAGATTAAGGGAGTTGCTAAGGAATAGGGGTATGGTTAATGAGATAGTAGAGATAGGTAAAGCTGTTGTCTCAGATGTTTCAGAACTTATCTTTAGAGAAAGCAAAATTCTGTATCCAGCTATATGGTCTATCTTTAGTGAAGGGATTTGGAAAGCTATATATGAGGAATTCAAAGAGATAGGATTTGCTATTAAGATAGATAGTATATGGGAAACTCATGAGAATCCCATATATCCATGGCAAATAGAGAAGGGTCTTGATGAACAAACTATAGAGAGATTACCATCTGAAATTAAAACTGTAGCATTATCGCTTCAACAAGGATTAAAATTCGATGCATTTAAACTTATTAGAGATGGTTATATAGATCTTGATACAGGTTATGTAAATGTTGATGAGATTAAGGGGATATTTAGGGGAATACCAATAGAGTTAACCTTTGCTGATAAAGATGGTAGAGTTAGGTTCTATACAAAGAATAGATTTATGAAGGGTTTTGCAAGAGTAAAGACATTACTTGGAAGAAAACTTGAGTATTGTCATCCACCAAAGTTAGAGCCAACTATTAAGAAGATATTTGAGGATCTTAAGAATGGAGCTAGGGATTACTATGAATTTTATTCAGTAATAGGTGGAAGAATTGTAAGGGTATTAGCTATAGCTATAAGAAATGATAGAGGGGAGTTCTTAGGAGCTCTAGAGGTTGTAGAAGATATAACAGAGTTTGTCGAGAAGCCTGAGGAGATAAAGAAGAGGATAATGATACTATGAAGATATCTATATTTGAACTTGGCTATAGATATATACTCCCATCTATAAAGAAGAGATTGGTTGAAATTATGCTTAGGGAATATGGATATACACAGAGGGAGATAGCAAATATACTAGGGTTATCAGAAGCAGCAGTATCTAGATATATATCTAGTCAGAGGGGGCATACAATTAATATAGAGATTTATAGTGATATAGACAAGAGGATTAGAGAGTTAGCAGAATTAATAGCATCTCATAGAATTAGAGATAGATATACCATTTATCGTAAACTCTACGGCATAGTGCTAGAGACAATGTCTAAAAAATATGTTTGTTCAATCCATAGAGAACTAGATAGAGATATAGATCCCTCTAGATGTAACATATGTCCAGAGCTCTTCAGCTCTATTGCTATAGATGAAAAGAGATGAAGACATATAGAATTATACAGAATGTATATTGGGTTGATGTTATGGAGTCTATTAAAAACTAGTAGAGGGTCATGAAATTATAATAAGAGCTCTAAAACCCTAGAATTTCACAAATAGGTTAGCTGAGGGAAGATATATAGATAGAAATGTTTTCAATAACCTAAGAATCTTTGCAGACAGCTGTCACCATGGTAAAGAAAAGAAGGTTCTATTTCCACTACTTGAAAGACTTGGAATACCAAGAGAAGGAGGATCAATAGACGTTATGTCATATGAGCATAACCTAGGTAGAAACATACTATAAAGGAGAGCAAGATACAATCAAAGATATCACTACATATGCCAAGGAATACATAGGGCTTCTAGAACGGCATATAGAAAAAGCAATATTTTATTTCCAATAGAGTCATCACTTATGAGTATACAAGACGATAGATATGTAATTGAATATTTGAAGAAATTGAAAGAAGTATAGGAAGCCACGAAGAATTTATAAAGGTTATTGAATAGCTAGAGAAATTGCAAGTGCTATAGCTGGGTTGCTATATATGAAGATTCGTTTAATAGGTTTTAGTGGCCAAAAGTACTCTCTTGATATTGAGCATATAGAATCTGAAACTATTAGAGACATAGTTACAAGGGTGAAGAAGGTATTAAATCTTAGTTTTGATGACGATGAAATTATGGTTGTATGTAACGATAAACAGCTATATCTAGATGATCCAATTCCCAGCGGGTGTAATGAGATTGAGCTATATCCATTGGCTCACGGTGGATAGACATAACTATAGAATTGCTCTAATAGAATTCACGATAGATATAAAGCTCTTTGCAATTTTAAGGATTTATGCATATCTTTGATAAGGATGAGAATCTGTATATCTGAAGAGACATTGATAATACTATCTTTTTGTTCTATATTTTCTGGGTTCTTCAAATTTTGTTCTTATTAGATATTTCTCTATATAATCTCTTGCTTTTTCTCTTTTTTGCTGATGTTGTTTTAGGAACTGAGCAACTCTTTCTGCTAGTTCTGCTTTGCATTCTCCGCATAACAGTTTTCCTGTTTTACATGCATAGTATCTTTCGTTGAGCTTCTTATCGTCTTCTTCAAATATCATTTCATACATTTTGTATATTGGGCATATATCTGGATTTCCACCTAGTTTCTTCTGTAGTTCTGCTGTTGGTTGTCCTCCTGTATATCCTTTCATAACCTTCTGTTTTGCTATTTCTGGTGGATCTGTTGTGTATATAGCTGTCTCAGGTTTTGATGCAGACATTTTTCCACCTATATCGAGGCCTGGTAGTAGTTTGCAGTGTATTTGTGTAGGCTTTGGATATCCTAGGGATGGCGCAAGATCTCTTGCTATTCTCCAATATGGATCCTGATCTATTCCAGCAGGTATTAATACCTCTGTAGGTTCTCCATATAATTCTGTTGGGAAATAGGCAACAGCTATCTGTAGTGTTGGATAGAATATCATTCCAATGTTCGTAGAATCTGTAAATCCAAATGTAGCTTTTTGTGTTGAGAGTGTTATCTTCTTAGCAATTTTTATAGCTATTGGATATAGGAAAGCTATATCTTCAGAATCTATAATCACATGGGTCTTCCTTGGATCTAGACCTAGAGCTGCTAAATCAAGTATATTTTCATAGGCATAGGCATTTATCTCCTCATAACTCTTCTCTTCACTATGCCAAAACTTTTCATCATCAGTCATCTGAAAGAATAGATCTACACCTAATTTATCCTGAAGCCATTTTGTAAATATCCATGGAAGTATATGACCCAGATGTGTATGTCCCGAAGGACCTCTTCCTGTATATAGAGCACATCGCCTACCACTTATATATGCCTCTATCCATTTATCTAAATCCCTATGTGAATAAAATATCCTTCTTCTAATCATTAGATGGAGTTCTCCAGTAACTTTTCTAAGTAGCTCGATTTCATTATCGGTTAAGGGCTTTGCACCAAATATCCTAATAAGTTTTTCATAGTCTACAAATGCCTCTGCCTCCCAAGGAGTAATCTGTGGTTCTTGACTAATCATCTATATATCCCCACAGATCTAATCATAGGGTATTACATTAAGGTTAAAAATAAGTTTATGGGATAATAGCTATAGCCATAAATCTCTTCAAGAGTATATTTATTGCAAAGATTATTAGCAGTATTCCGAAGAATAGCATTAGAGCTCTATATATCTTCCCACCACCTATTGTCAAACCCCTACTGCTTGCTTCAGCTACAAGTGATAGCCATAGGAAATCCATCCATACATGTGATACATACATAACCACTATTCCAATAATCCCAATAGTTATAGACATTGCTATTAATGTGAATCCTATACTTATCCACCAAAGAAGAAAATGTATATTTAGACCTGTAAATAGAAATCCTACAACAATAGGATTCTTAATATATCTATAAACATCTGATTTCTTATTACTATTTCCAGCTTTTGTTATCAATGTATCCTTCAGTGTTAGATAAGCGAAAAAGAGTATCATCATAGCACCAGCTATAGTCAGTATATCTCCAATGAAACCCTCTAGCAATGTTTTTATTGCTGTAATAGTCATAGCTATAGCAAATACATATGGAAACTCAAAAAATGTATGTCCCAGTGCTACCATAAACCCTTTTTTCCATCCACCATTGGATCCTATAGTCATAGTAGCAATAGTTAGAGGACCAGGGCTAAAAGCTCCTGAGGGTGTTACCATTAATGTCTGTACTATTAACTCATACATATTATCAATCCACCTGCTGGAAAACAGCTATATCATATAGAAACTGTGTAAGTATTTCAACTAAATGGTTTATACACTCATCATCTTTCTCAAAACCCTTTTCAATACACAGAGATTTCAACATATTCCATTCATCACAATCCTCACTCACAACAATAATACAACCTGTTTCAAACCTCCTTACAGTTGACTTATATAGAGCTATAGTAGCTCTAAGATTATTAAAAAGTTCCAACAATCTTATTATCCTATACCTAGACTCACAGATATCATGTCCATAGACATTCCTTAGAACGGTCCTCTCAACACCATCTATCTCAGTTACAACTCTAATACCACCTTCAATTATGAATATATCCTTTGTTTTCAAAAACACAACCTCTAACTATCTACTATCCATATCTAAACTATAAAGTATTTCTAATATGGTATCATATATACATATAAAACTTGTATATCTATGACATAATGGGTTTAGATATGTCAACACAGCAGATGTCTCAGAAAAGTGATGAATATATTAATTTCATTTTAACAAGGAGAAGCATAAGAAAGTTTAAGGATATACCAATAGATATGAATCTTATTAAGAGAATTCTAGATGTAGCTAGATATGCTCCTAGTGCAGGGAATAGACAGCCATGGATATTTATAGTTGTTAAAGATATAGAGGTTAAGGAAAGGTTAGCTAAGATACATAGATGGGCATATCCATTAGAAAAAGCACCACTAGGTATAGTTGTTGCATGTAATAAAGATATCTCTCCAGATTCATACCATGTCGATTGTGCAAATGCTACAATGTATATAATGTTTGCTGCACATGCACTAGGCCTTGGAACTGTATGGCTACAAACTCTTAGAAATATTGAGGATATTCAAAAGATATTGGGTTTACCAAGTAACTATATACCTATTGCAATGCTCGCTATAGGGTATCCTGATGAGAGTCCATCGGCAAAGAATAGAAAACCTCTTGAAGAAATAGCTTTTCTCGATAGATATGGAAATCCATTTAAATAAATAATATTTTATTTAAAAGCTCTTTCATAAATATTTATTACTCTTGATAGGAAAAATTCGTTTGTGATAAGAAGTTGCCAATTACATTGGCTATAGCTAGCTATAAAGGTGGTGTTGGAAAAACAACTCTAGCAAGTGTAATTGCTTCAATATTCTCTGAAAGATTTAATAGAAAGGTTCTAATAATAGATGTAGATCCACAGTCAAATATTACAGAAGTCTTTATACCCCCTAGAGAATTTGAGAAGCTAATCAATATATCTAAAAGCCATGGAAAGGTATTTTCATTAGAGTGGATTGCTGGTGCCGGAGAACCTCTAATATATAGTGTAACAAATAATTTGAGTATACTACCATCAAAACCTGAGTATATAGGTTTGGCAAAGTTTCTTATGGTTCCCCTAGAGAGGATACAGGGACTGAGGAAGGATTTAGAGAATAAGATGAATATGTATGACTACATTATTTTTGATTTACCACCACAAATGTATGGATTGATAGGACCTCTAATAAAAGTTGTTGATATACTTGTAACACCTGTAACAAAAACAAGTTTTGCTCTCTCAGCACTATACTATCTCATTAGAGATATAAGGGGGTCTCCACCACATGAAAATCCCCCGTTTATCGGAGCTATACTAACTAGATTTAGAAAGAATGAGGCTATGGCGATAGAGATGTATAGGAGGAGGATAAAGAGAATAGTTGAAGAAGCATATCAGTCTCTAGCAATGAAATGGGAGTTTAGCGATATCCTGACACCTACATTCAACTCTGTTTTCTATGCACATCCAAAACTTGCTGATATAAGAGCACTTCCAATGGATAAAAACGATAATGTAAGAATGATTAGATTAGTAAGAGGATTACTCAAATACTCGCCACAGATACTATCATTTGTAGAGCCATTAGCAAAAGAGCTTGAGTATAGAATAAACATAGCATTGAGTAGAAAATAGCTCTATCTTATCTTCAGCTTTAAGCCTCTGGTCAACGATACTACAGCGGCATATATCGTTATACCTGAGCTAATCATGGTTAGTAGTAGTATATAGCTAAACGATATTAGGAGCTCTCTAGAGAATAGAAAATTCTTAAGATATATATTCATAGCACCACTATAGATAGCCTCAATAATATTCTCAAATCTAAACACTATAGGTAGAGCCATACCCACAACACTCATAGCACCCATAACAACCCTTCTAATATCCCGTATACCACGATACATAGAGATTTCACATGAAATTTCTCCCAAACTTAATACCTAATAAGATAGAACCCAGAATTTATTTATGTGGTTAACAACACCAGGCTCTCAGATTACTACAGGATGATTGCATCAACCCTTAGAAAATATCTGAGCGACAGTGAATCCAGATGGCTATGGAATAAAATCGCTATAGAGCTCGAGAAACTCTCAAGAATATAGTTGAAGACAGGCCAAGAAACTATAACAAACCAGCAAAAGGACTAGCAATAGCAATGGACTTAGACCTAGTTAACTGCTTAAGAGCTATAGCACGGATATTAATGTGCGTTATATCAGTGTTAAAGTATGTAGCATCTATTTTGTTCATTATGTGTACAAGTAGTAACATGCATACCTGTATGTGCAACAATATTTACGGCGTGGACGTACCTCCTATGCATTGGAACTGAGTTGGCTGGTTGCTTAGCATATATAACGCCCCTAGGTTTCTGTGCATGGTTGTATGGGGACTACCGACAGTACTGTACGTAGAAAAAGGTGATAAATTTATATATCTTGTTAGAGTATCATTAGTTTAGGTAGTAGGTTGTAGAATGGGGTTGCTTATGAGGATATATGGTGTTGGAGAGAAGCTGAGGGATGCTTTAACCAGAGCATGGAATCTGTTTCAAAGCCCTATAACGGTTTTGGTGGTCACCTTCATCGGCTCTATTCTCACAGTAATCGACAGTCTTGCTTCGCCGAACCCTGTAGTATTCTACTTCGGTGTTTCGTTGATGCTTACATCGGGGTTCCTGATCATCGCCACAAAGATAGTGGATCGGCTCAGGAGGAGGCTCAGGACTATTGCTAGCAGTCTTGTAGCAATGTATCTCGCCTTTATTAGCTTCGTAGCTTACTACAGAG
Above is a genomic segment from Ignisphaera aggregans DSM 17230 containing:
- a CDS encoding putative PAS/PAC sensor protein (COGs: COG2461 conserved hypothetical protein~InterPro IPR013656~KEGG: kcr:Kcr_0596 putative PAS/PAC sensor protein~PFAM: PAS fold-4 domain protein~SPTR: B1L4H0 Putative PAS/PAC sensor protein~PFAM: Family of unknown function (DUF438)), whose product is MSNLDMNKKIGIIKELLKQIHRGISVEELKTKYSQVLMQISPIEIPLIEQQLVKEGISIDEILKLCDLHVALFRDYLVGRELKDIPNGHPLDILVKENDEILKLSEALGMYITSISIESDHNKLNELYSKAFELAEKLYRASRIHYQKLQMVVFPYLERFGIYAVPRVLWGRENEAITKIRRLRELLRNRGMVNEIVEIGKAVVSDVSELIFRESKILYPAIWSIFSEGIWKAIYEEFKEIGFAIKIDSIWETHENPIYPWQIEKGLDEQTIERLPSEIKTVALSLQQGLKFDAFKLIRDGYIDLDTGYVNVDEIKGIFRGIPIELTFADKDGRVRFYTKNRFMKGFARVKTLLGRKLEYCHPPKLEPTIKKIFEDLKNGARDYYEFYSVIGGRIVRVLAIAIRNDRGEFLGALEVVEDITEFVEKPEEIKKRIMIL
- a CDS encoding conserved hypothetical protein (COGs: COG2522 transcriptional regulator protein~KEGG: smr:Smar_0265 hypothetical protein~SPTR: A3DL68 Putative uncharacterized protein), producing MKISIFELGYRYILPSIKKRLVEIMLREYGYTQREIANILGLSEAAVSRYISSQRGHTINIEIYSDIDKRIRELAELIASHRIRDRYTIYRKLYGIVLETMSKKYVCSIHRELDRDIDPSRCNICPELFSSIAIDEKR
- a CDS encoding tryptophanyl-tRNA synthetase (COGs: COG0180 Tryptophanyl-tRNA synthetase~InterPro IPR002306:IPR002305~KEGG: pcl:Pcal_1822 tryptophanyl-tRNA synthetase~PFAM: aminoacyl-tRNA synthetase class Ib~PRIAM: Tryptophan--tRNA ligase~SPTR: A3MX72 Tryptophanyl-tRNA synthetase~TIGRFAM: tryptophanyl-tRNA synthetase~PFAM: tRNA synthetases class I (W and Y)~TIGRFAM: tryptophanyl-tRNA synthetase), which translates into the protein MISQEPQITPWEAEAFVDYEKLIRIFGAKPLTDNEIELLRKVTGELHLMIRRRIFYSHRDLDKWIEAYISGRRCALYTGRGPSGHTHLGHILPWIFTKWLQDKLGVDLFFQMTDDEKFWHSEEKSYEEINAYAYENILDLAALGLDPRKTHVIIDSEDIAFLYPIAIKIAKKITLSTQKATFGFTDSTNIGMIFYPTLQIAVAYFPTELYGEPTEVLIPAGIDQDPYWRIARDLAPSLGYPKPTQIHCKLLPGLDIGGKMSASKPETAIYTTDPPEIAKQKVMKGYTGGQPTAELQKKLGGNPDICPIYKMYEMIFEEDDKKLNERYYACKTGKLLCGECKAELAERVAQFLKQHQQKREKARDYIEKYLIRTKFEEPRKYRTKR
- a CDS encoding Lysine exporter protein (LYSE/YGGA) (COGs: COG1280 Putative threonine efflux protein~InterPro IPR001123~KEGG: pcl:Pcal_0708 lysine exporter protein LysE/YggA~PFAM: Lysine exporter protein (LYSE/YGGA)~SPTR: A3MU17 Lysine exporter protein (LYSE/YGGA)~PFAM: LysE type translocator~TIGRFAM: prepilin-type N-terminal cleavage/methylation domain), whose protein sequence is MYELIVQTLMVTPSGAFSPGPLTIATMTIGSNGGWKKGFMVALGHTFFEFPYVFAIAMTITAIKTLLEGFIGDILTIAGAMMILFFAYLTLKDTLITKAGNSNKKSDVYRYIKNPIVVGFLFTGLNIHFLLWWISIGFTLIAMSITIGIIGIVVMYVSHVWMDFLWLSLVAEASSRGLTIGGGKIYRALMLFFGILLIIFAINILLKRFMAIAIIP
- a CDS encoding nitroreductase (COGs: COG0778 Nitroreductase~InterPro IPR000415~KEGG: kcr:Kcr_0539 nitroreductase~PFAM: nitroreductase~SPTR: B1L4B3 Nitroreductase~PFAM: Nitroreductase family), producing the protein MSQKSDEYINFILTRRSIRKFKDIPIDMNLIKRILDVARYAPSAGNRQPWIFIVVKDIEVKERLAKIHRWAYPLEKAPLGIVVACNKDISPDSYHVDCANATMYIMFAAHALGLGTVWLQTLRNIEDIQKILGLPSNYIPIAMLAIGYPDESPSAKNRKPLEEIAFLDRYGNPFK
- a CDS encoding Cobyrinic acid ac-diamide synthase (COGs: COG1192 ATPase involved in chromosome partitioning~InterPro IPR002586~KEGG: sto:ST1320 hypothetical protein~PFAM: Cobyrinic acid ac-diamide synthase~SPTR: Q971P2 Putative uncharacterized protein ST1320~PFAM: CobQ/CobB/MinD/ParA nucleotide binding domain) — translated: MAIASYKGGVGKTTLASVIASIFSERFNRKVLIIDVDPQSNITEVFIPPREFEKLINISKSHGKVFSLEWIAGAGEPLIYSVTNNLSILPSKPEYIGLAKFLMVPLERIQGLRKDLENKMNMYDYIIFDLPPQMYGLIGPLIKVVDILVTPVTKTSFALSALYYLIRDIRGSPPHENPPFIGAILTRFRKNEAMAIEMYRRRIKRIVEEAYQSLAMKWEFSDILTPTFNSVFYAHPKLADIRALPMDKNDNVRMIRLVRGLLKYSPQILSFVEPLAKELEYRINIALSRK